Within the Glycine max cultivar Williams 82 chromosome 12, Glycine_max_v4.0, whole genome shotgun sequence genome, the region gtttgaaaatttattcCTAGCATTTCTAGCTGACTTACTTGTGTATAGCAGTCAATGGCCGTGGAGAAGTCTCTAGCATGAAAAGCAGAATCGCCTTGCTTCTTAGAATTTAGAGTTTCTTGTATTTGATTTGTCCACATTTGAAAGGACAGCTGTGATACAATGAAAGGGCACAAATGGATTAATACTATCATTTTACAAGCAAGATCCTGCTCTACTAAGAACTACAAAAAAATTAGTGAAGAACACATTTTTTGCCATACTACagaatcccccccccccccccctccctcaAGTGATAGTATTGGAAAGCAGAACCGAAACCAGAAGATTCCCTAGAATGAAGAAACGCTAAAGTAAATTGTCATGGATAAGAAAGATTTACAACACAATGTCTTTAGTTGCATATGACCAGTGTTTTTTTAGCAAAAGATTGTGCCTGTCTATATATACCTATATAGACTAATTGCAGATGGTGTCATGTGAGAATTTTTCCACACAATGGAAAAGCATCTGGCAGTTCATTAAACATTGACCTCAAAACAACTGAGCCAATGGGAAGAGACTTAAAGAACAGTTAATTACACTCTGAAAACTGGAACATAGGGTGGTAAACTCAATAGCATTGCACAATGTGTGAGTGGGGGCCAAAACAAGGTTTCCAAACTACTACATCTATCAAGCAGATTTCAAAATCTTATGAAGGCATAAAATAAGCCTCCAACTGCATTCTCTGGATAAAAGTCTAATTGAGGGAGAAGTAGAAATGATGAATTACCTCATTTGCAACATCTTCATCATCCTTGTAGCCTATCTTTTCCAAAATTTCATGTATTGCAGTCAGATCTCTTCTTGAACAAGCATCACCAAAAGGCGTCAACGAAACCGTTTCCTTTGATGATAGACTCCTATCTGGTATGCCCATTAAAACATTTGATGGTACCTGATAAATACCATTAGCTTTAAACCATATAAATTTCTATGCTTCCGACTGGCTTCACTAACATACACATATCAACCAAGTAAACTTAGATCCTTGATTGACTTGTAATAGAAGAACTTGAGACAAAAAGCAAGGAGGGAAGAAGAAGAGCATACTGAAGTTTCTTTCTGAAGAGGGGTTAGAGCAGTCACAAGCAACTTAACATTTGGTCTCTCACGAGGTTCATACTGTAAACAGCGTGAAGCTAATCTCACTAACTCAGTCCCATCATCATTTGAAAAATGACTTTCCAAACATGAGTCCATCAGCAACAGAAAATTTTTGCCTCGTATAAGGTCAAGTGCCTGTGGGATTATCTTACCTATTagtttatgattttatatactTATATGACGATATGATCATTTTAAGCCAAACCATGTTTTTGCAAATCTAGTAAAATTCAACTGTAAAGTGCCAACATTGTACAGGTCAAAGATTCACTGAACACAATGCCaccttaaattaaaatgaaagacaATAAATGAGAGTGTACATGACTGGGTGGGATATGCTTTCCACTCAGAAGACCAAGCAATAGGGTGCCAAAACTGTAGACTACACTTTCAGGGGTGATCCTTCCTGCCAAATTTCAAACACACATTAGGGAATTCGATAAACCAGAAAAAGGGgtgtaattaacaaaaaaaatcctttagTCCCAAGtaaaacaattataacaaaaagGCTATATTACCTGTCCTCAAGTACTCTGGAGGAGTGAAGGCTAAATTTGTACTATAGCTTCTGCCATCCCTACTGTTTTTCATGAGTCCAAAACAAGAGAGTCTAGGGTTGGCTTCCTGTCCACCATTGGTACCAAATAAGTTGACAAAATACAATGAAAGAGGCACAAAACAGGTTAAAAGCTGAAATACCTGATCAAACAAAATTCTATATGCATTAAGATCATGGTACAATGCCCTTTCTTTACTGCTGCAGTATTCCAATGCTTGAGCTAAATACAAGGCCACCCTCAGCCTCATTGCCCATTTCATAGGCTGGGCTTCCCCTATCAGAGGGCAGTTCattcaaatcacaaaatcagGAGGGGATTAAACAGAACCAATATTTCACAAACTACATCAATAAACATGGGGACAAAATTGAAAGAGCAAATAACTCAAACTGGACTCTTAATGTAGCTTTTCAAgcaaatcattcaaaatacaataGGGGGTTTAACAAAATGACATCAAAATTAGATCTTCTCTCCTGTTGATTGCTGAAGAAAAGTAAAACAGATAAACAAACAAATGGAGAAAAAACTCACAATGAAAAAGGTGTTTTGAGAGAGTTTCATTGGGCATGAACTCTGCCACAAGCAACCTCTCTTCTCCCTCACAGCAACACCCAACCAAGTTAGCCAATCTTTCACTCCTTAGCTGCCCCACAGCACGTGCCTCATCCTAAAAAGtccaaccaaaccaaaccagaCACCAAAATCAGACATAAAATTCCACTCACAAACCACACATGCAAGGAAaagcgaaaaaaaaaaaaaaggacacaaAAGCAGAATCAGCACGAACTAGGAATTGTCGAGAATCAGGCCAAGCAGACTTGTTGAAGCGCTTCACAGCAACCAACCTATCATCTTCAAGCATCCCTCTGTAGACAACGTTTGGAGCCTTCTCTCCATGCTCTGAGACAATGTTGTCAGGTGAAAATCCTGAGGTTGCAACTCTTAACTGATCCAAACTGTACTCACTGAACCCTCCCCGAGGATCATTCTCATCCCTCTTCCCATCATCATCTGTACCCagaaatcaaaaacaaaaatgaagttAGCATTCAGATTAAAAATAACAcctttttgttgttgtgaagTGGGAAAAGGAAAGTCACCATTATCAGACAAGTTGTGAAGGTTTGACTTGAGGTGGGAAGGCCACCAGCAGAGAGAGAATTTAGAGCAACGAGCTCCCATTGGTGAGAGTGCAATCACACGAGAGAGAAAGAGTTGTcttgtgttgtgtgtgtgtgagtgaatgagacctttttttctttctttgtgtgCTCTTCTCTTATGAAGGAGGAAAGGTTAGAGAGAAGATTAAAAAAGAGGAATTGAAGAGAAGTATGGCATGGAAGGGATAAAAGAAAGGAGAAAGCGAAATACGGCGGTGTTTGGGAAGAGAGAAAGTGGGTGGGAAAAAATATGGCTTTTTTGGGATCCAAaggttttcttttctcttttctttgctCTGCTCTCTGCTGCAGTGAATGATATCAGTCACCTCTTCTCTTCATCATTCCTACTTTCTTCTCGCACCTTTGCACTTCCTTTGCTTTctcctttttaattattgtcaCAGTTTAAGGCTTATTTGCTCAGAAAGGTAAACAACAAACTCTTTAGTATACTTTTTTTCAATTACACCCTTTCTTAACATCagttaaaagatttaaaaaaaattaaaaaattaaactaaaagatgattcatatattattactctattaaaaattataatttgattattatttttcttatttaatgaatttctcTGTTaacattatgttttttattaaataaaatttctgttaacaaaatgtattaaaaatgtgttattaataattgtcttatttattttaggtgtgaatacaaatatatataaacacttaTATCACttgacacatttttttatataaccatcataataataatcaaacttaagtctttttatatttattacaacTTTTACCACtaaattaatcttaataaatTCTTAACAAtaagttataataaatataagaagACTAAAGTCTTCACATGTATTACAACTTTCACActatatttagttaattttaacataaaGTTGAtccaatttttaattagtaattttacACATGAATCTTAAATATGTAACTGTCATTGGAATATTTAGAATGAGAATTTGTTACTTATAatagttttctttgttttaatcataattattttctcttaaagataccaataattcttatttaaaatagaaatgtaattaattttattataattaattttgaattattgaaTGTAATTAAAACaagtgttttaattaattttaataatgaattttatataaaatgtgttacggtaaaaaaagattattataaataaagtaaaatgaagATTTGATCAATGTTAATTAATGGTATTTGATATACTCAGTACATATCCTTgacatataataattataattttttatactaataatttttaatttaaatcattttttcatgttaagtataaaaaaattaaatacttttatatttccaaaatattaaatgtatttactttttctaatattttctttataaattgaaaaaatatattaaaatttagaagATAATATAACATTACATTTTTAAGTAAAAGTATTACTACAACTTATATGTAAGACTCTTTTCAAAAGTTGTACTAAAAAAAGGACTGTACCAAAAAAATTCTCGTTAAAAgtcttttttatccttttttataagatttatttaaattgtttggtgcattaattttttcaaactaAAATACTATTAATGAGCTTATATTTTTTCCAGCCAACTGACAATAAATGCTATGAATTACTACTCCAAAcctaaatataaacaaattggtataagaataaaaacaagtcattaaaattaatattactattagttaaaagatatttttaaaataatattattaaataggattaaagtaattaaaatttactcatATCTGAGTCTCATTACCTTTGGTTCAAAGAATATGACTATCACacgttaattaattaagttatgtgaaaagaataaaatgacaagtctcaataaatttaatactaataattaaattaatcatatatataaaggGCAAAGATAGTATAATTGaagaacaaaaattttaatttgttaaatatatgACGATATaactttcttaatttaaaaaaaatatatcttaagaGAGTACCCTTCTAATTATTTAACAAATGCAGCGCTTTCTGGGTTCCAAGTTGTAACTAACCAAGCGTGCAGAAATATCTCTTTCCTTGATTTCCAAATCAAAAAATGatagtaattttttgttgatttaattATAGACATTTTGTGGGGAAATACAAAATAGAAACAAGAAATAAGTCCCTTTGCCATATTGTGCCCGCTTCATAACTTTGTTTTTCATCTATTACTATTATTACTAgtttgattttatctttttattgttATCTGCATTGAATAGTCACAATATTAGCGCCCTTATATTCATCTCCTAATTGTGAGTGGACCTACATACacagaaaatcaatatcaattaaTCCATTAAACATAATCTCTATCATGAGGCTTGTATGTAAAGGGTCACCCTCAAAGTAAAAACATAAGTAGCAAAACCCATTACATGTTATCATGCTCAAGTTGTAGGCACAGTTTGTTGCATTTATGAGTGGCTTAATAATTCTGGAGTCCCTTTCAACATAGTTCTGTCTTACACAGTATCACAAGGATTgagaaatttcattaatttaattagtgacattatatttattaacaattcataatatgctttcaaaaattattctaattttattctctcttttttttcattaaacaaTTAAGGCATccctatttaaataatattttgttggtAGGtggtctttctcttttttcataaaAGAGTCCAATATTTAatgtatcatattttttttttcattgacaaGAAAAAATGGTTAAGTAGTTAACGACATTTTTATCAAaacaataatagtaataaacaaTTTGAATCAGATCTTGTAAAAATATGAAAGCAAACTTTTCAAACAATTCTTATAAAAAGACCAGATGTAACAGTAATGAAGcgactaataattttttaaattaatgaatcaCGCACGTTTAACTGAGAAATATTTTAAGTCTCAAATTATCAATGAGCTATGTACCTTGAAAGCTTCAACtaataatgttaattaactatttgATACTGTTGCagtaaataaaaactatttcgagtgttttaaaaatataggttaatatacaccaaaaaaaatataggtaaagaaagtaataaatgaaaaaataaataaaattatattaagattcTGATAGTGTTATactaataacattattttttaattttttaattagtgacTTAAGTATCCTCCTTGATTTATTACTAGTCATGTGAAagttaaagaattttttagTAATGCATGTggtgtagaaaaaaataataatattaaatactcGTGAACATTCTGTTCATTCGAGACTTTGATGTTTCTAAGCATGTGCGACCAATCTTGGAACCGAATTTGATTTGACCATAACTTATAAAACTCtggtttctttgtttttttttttttaataatttataaattcacAAAGAAAACGAAAGTTTCGTGTCTCCAATGAgatagaagagccccagtaatTTTCTTTTGCTTCGTGTTCGCGGATTTGACCGTTGACTCTTCGTAGTTGGAaggatgattaattaaagattatattttgataataaattttttaaaatatttaattaataattttttatattacattacaccatcaacaaaaaatcaattacTTATTATGccttatctttcttttctttttttttcttctcaaagttataaataactaataacaacttttgttaattaaaagatGACAAAATTGAACCTACTGTGACTGATATATAGAGGATTTATTGACAGCTACTACTACTCACTAACTATCTATTTTACTGGctcacttttatttatttatcatctaaATTCTAAAGttacaatatataaattaaaaaaatacaaataatatattcatttatgttaaaatcacttaaaagttttaacatatcttttatatattcgttattttaatacattaattattttctctcttttttataaagatataatcaataaatataataattaatattatcttaagAATTTAAAACGCCAAATAAATGAAAGcacatattttctttaaagctgtcggataaaaaatataaggagacaattatttttcactttaagagttttagttttttttttattatcatttgttaCAACTTTAAAAAAGCTATGTAATATTcaattcaacaacaacaacaacaaaaaaaggtaTGTAATATTCATACTGATAAGCAAAAATGGTTTTACTAATCGTTAGTCTAAAAAGATTCAAATTCAACAAAGCAATTATTAACaagcttttttttaataatttttctttttaattcattgACCGTGATTTTAACCATAACAAACATTAACCATTATCCTTAAGgtaataattaacaaaagaaaatgaaaacaataaaataattaaataaatgatgattaataataacacaataattttttcaagAGAGGATTGCTCGAttctttttatgttaaaaatctTATACCAAGTTAGTTACTATTGTGTTACAAACCAATAGATACCAAccagggaaaagaaaaagataatctCCATTCCAAAATCATAACGTACAGATCAAATTGCTGGCTGTTGAAAAAAATTCCATCATGATCAATCAATTACACCACAAAAGCAAGAGCAACTACCACAAACATTCAATTGTAAGCTACGATAATAACAAACTGTATTGTGCAAATTAATAGCATacatttatttgaatatataacgtgtctaaattatttaatgaaattaacatAAACTTATTCCTTAATTAGTAAACAACAATAGcaacacaaaaaattaattactaccATTTCCATCACATGTACTCAaatataagagagagaaaaccctattttcttggtcttgaatataaaaaaacaactgactttactttatttaatgatattatcttaaaaatattcttcatgTAATTAAGATGTTATTAAGATGTtagttatgttaattttaatgactttttttttatttttatgcaaaattccaacaaataaaaggtaagtttaattttttttaattgaaactgatataatttcataatgattaacattcttaattattttttcttatatttgagaaatcaaaagaaagaagtaactAATAAAAGTTGGTCAATACTACAAGGAGTAATTATTAATAACTCAAGAAAAGTCATTGTGCTTTTTCTTTATCTAGAAATGGCATGCACTGTGGAGATTCGCGGGTGGACATGACAATTGTTTGTATCATGCTTCATAAGTGGATGGACACTTGACACGAAGGgtccttgattttcttcttaacACTTCCCCTAATAATGAACCTCATTGGGAAGACACGTCCTACATGGTTAAGGAAAATCTCCAATAAAAGGGTCTTTTCTTCATCAACCTTTCCAGCTCTCAATCCCTCACTATATCCTCAAGTACACTGA harbors:
- the LOC732542 gene encoding TPR-containing protein kinase, with the protein product MGARCSKFSLCWWPSHLKSNLHNLSDNDDDGKRDENDPRGGFSEYSLDQLRVATSGFSPDNIVSEHGEKAPNVVYRGMLEDDRLVAVKRFNKSAWPDSRQFLDEARAVGQLRSERLANLVGCCCEGEERLLVAEFMPNETLSKHLFHWEAQPMKWAMRLRVALYLAQALEYCSSKERALYHDLNAYRILFDQEANPRLSCFGLMKNSRDGRSYSTNLAFTPPEYLRTGRITPESVVYSFGTLLLGLLSGKHIPPSHALDLIRGKNFLLLMDSCLESHFSNDDGTELVRLASRCLQYEPRERPNVKLLVTALTPLQKETSVPSNVLMGIPDRSLSSKETVSLTPFGDACSRRDLTAIHEILEKIGYKDDEDVANELSFQMWTNQIQETLNSKKQGDSAFHARDFSTAIDCYTQFIDGGTMVSPTVYARRCLCYLMNDMAQEALGDAMQAQSISPTWPTAYYLQAAALFTLGMDNDAQESLKDGTTLETRKYRN